One window of the Salminus brasiliensis chromosome 1, fSalBra1.hap2, whole genome shotgun sequence genome contains the following:
- the LOC140575715 gene encoding alpha-1,6-mannosyl-glycoprotein 2-beta-N-acetylglucosaminyltransferase, with protein MRLRLLRKNATVLLVISVVLFILFYSKLVVTNVNPVGDILPHGGTQAVVINTFQYGTVLNMRKSVYDSNYRQFIQNADTFPDEPGVVIVVQVHNRPAYLKMLIQSLEKAVDIHKFFVIFSHDYFSEDIDKLVKGITFCKVLQIHFPYSKQLYPNEFPGHDPQDCPRDISKENARKTGCINADHPDTYGHYREASITQTKHHWWWKLHFVFERVNVLQGFKDFAIFIEEDNYILPDFYQFYKSMTRLRNTHCADCDVLTLGNHDAISRFVELSSRTKTSSWLSSKHNIGLGISRELYYKLMGCNNEFCTYDDYNWDWTLQNLSGTCIQKPLKVLVACGTRVLHTGNCGLHQKEACHPEVAQKKIETDLREVTPALFPKTLTLTDHEPVEHKPHIKNGGWGDLRDHSLCINYAARL; from the coding sequence ATGAGACTGCGACTTCTGAGGAAAAATGCCACTGTTCTTCTAGTAATCTCAGTTGTTCtgtttatattgttttattccAAACTTGTGGTTACAAATGTAAATCCTGTTGGAGATATTTTACCGCATGGAGGAACACAAGCCGTTGTCATAAATACGTTTCAGTACGGGACTGTCTTAAATATGAGGAAGTCGGTGTACGACAGCAACTATAGGCAGTTCATTCAGAATGCAGATACCTTTCCAGACGAGCCGGGAGTTGTGATTGTTGTACAGGTTCATAACAGACCTGCTTACCTAAAAATGCTAATACAGTCCCTGGAAAAAGCAGTTGATATACACAAATTCTTTGTGATTTTTAGTCATGATTATTTCTCAGAGGATATTGATAAACTGGTCAAGGGGATAACATTTTGCAAAGTACTTCAGATACATTTCCCATACAGCAAGCAACTCTATCCCAATGAATTTCCAGGGCATGATCCGCAAGACTGTCCTAGGGATATATCAAAAGAGAATGCCAGAAAGACAGGATGCATCAATGCTGACCATCCTGACACATATGGTCATTATAGGGAGGCCTCCATCACCCAAACCAAGCACCACTGGTGGTGGAAGCTTCATTTTGTTTTTGAGCGGGTGAATGTGCTTCAGGGATTCAAAGACTTTGCAATATTCATTGAGGAAGACAACTACATACTCCCTGATTTTTATCAGTTCTACAAATCTATGACCAGGCTTAGGAATACTCACTGTGCAGACTGTGATGTCCTCACTCTAGGAAATCATGATGCCATCTCTCGTTTTGTAGAACTATCTTCCAGAACTAAAACTTCAAGTTGGCTCTCCTCCAAGCACAACATTGGCTTGGGTATTTCCAGGGAACTTTATTACAAGTTAATGGGCTGTAATAATGAGTTCTGCACCTATGATGATTATAACTGGGACTGGACCCTACAAAACCTTTCTGGTACTTGTATACAAAAACCTCTGAAAGTTCTTGTAGCCTGTGGTACCCGTGTTCTCCACACAGGCAACTGTGGTCTACATCAAAAGGAGGCTTGCCACCCAGAGGTGGCccagaaaaaaatagaaacagaTCTTAGGGAAGTCACACCTGCGCTCTTCCCAAAGACTCTAACCCTGACTGACCATGAACCAGTGGAGCATAAGCCCCATATAAAAAATGGAGGGTGGGGAGATCTACGTGACCACTCCCTATGCATTAACTATGCTGCACGACTCTAA
- the thbd gene encoding thrombomodulin produces MKNFIGVVIALVLLRVEGKKSNNGYCVQNNCFTVHVGRVDFTSAQRSCESKRGSLMTVRTTEANNVISDLLTGFSGHFWIGLIHWGDSCSDSSLDLKGYTWITGDEPSITLFKNWKNKDSVCSQRCVSLSKDDPKWTERHCNDAKDIEGYLCEYQNVNKCTRLTSDSPVLYETPFGFSRQDLSEVPHSSNATRLDLGTKYICLEGEWLKAPWNCEVYKGGCEHNCDKKNYSYICTCPPGYLLESNAVSCVKAQDDPCQKAGCSHSCLSKGNSYTCLCGDGFALDVDGKTCKDINECDDDRLCPGKYFHCVNTVGGFDCRCMNGFKKEKDICIDDDELGVPSCVL; encoded by the exons ATGAAGAATTTTATAGGAGTGGTCATCGCGCTCGTACTTCTGAGAGTGGAGGGTAAAAAGTCAAATAACGGTTACTGCGTTCAAAACAACTGCTTTACCGTGCATGTAGGCAGAGTGGATTTTACTTCAGCGCAGAGGTCCTGTGAGAGCAAACGGGGCTCTTTAATGACCGTACGAACGACGGAGGCAAACAATGTCATCTCTGACCTGTTGACTGGATTTTCTGGACACTTTTGGATTGGTTTAATACACTGGGGTGACAGCTGCTCAGATTCGTCCCTTGATCTCAAAGGATACACGTGGATAACAGGCGACGAGCCTAGTATAACTCTTTTCAAAAACTGGAAAAACAAGGACAGCGTCTGTTCTCAGCGTTGCGTGTCACTATCCAAAGATGATCCAAAATGGACGGAAAGACATTGTAATGATGCAAAGGATATCGAGGGGTATTTGTGTGAGTACCAAAACGTTAACAAATGCACACGGCTTACATCTGACTCACCAGTTCTCTATGAAACTCCCTTCGGTTTTTCGAGGCAGGACTTAAGTGAAGTGCCCCATAGCAGCAATGCAACTCGCCTGGACCTGGGGACGAAATACATCTGTTTAGAGGGTGAGTGGCTCAAGGCACCATGGAACTGTGAAGTTTATAAAGGTGGCTGTGAACATAACTGCGACAAGAAGAATTACTCATACATTTGCACCTGCCCACCTGGTTATTTACTTGAAAGTAATGCAGTCAGTTGTGTAAAGGCACAAGATGATCCATGTCAGAAGGCAGGTTGTTCACATAGCTGCTTATCTAAGGGAAACAGCTATACATGTCTGTGTGGCGATGGATTTGCCCTTGATGTGGATGGAAAGACCTGCAAAGACATTAATGAGTGTGATGATGATCGACTGTGTCCAGGAAAATATTTCCACTGTGTCAACACAGTTGGTGGCTTTGATTGTCGCTGTATGAATGGCTTTAAGAAGGAAAAGGACATCTGTATTGACGATGATGAAT TGGGAGTGCCCAGCTGTGTACTGTGA